The following is a genomic window from Pedobacter sp. KBS0701.
ATTGTGAAAACCGCGGATGCCTTAGCTTTTGATTTATACGACGATAACCGCGCAAATGGTTCTGCCATTTTGGTTGATACACGTACTAATTTAACTGTTGGTGCATTGATGTTCAGGGCGGCAGTGGAGTAAAATGTAAAATGGAATAATGTAAGATGGATGATGAGGGAATAACCAATTTTCAATGATCAATTAGCAAGTGTATTAAGAGTTGGCCACGAGGCTTGGTGACACGGAAAATCTAAAGCGGTTTGTCATCCTGACCGTAGTAGAAGGATCTTTGAGTATGGAAAATGGAGGATGGAAAATAATCAGATTTGTATTTAACTCATTAATCCTAAAATCATACAATCCTGAAAATCCTAATATAGAACCACAACCAAATATAATAATGAAAGCTTTAGATTGTTCTAAAGTGAAAGCAATTTCAGTGGGGTGCCAGACGGTATCCCATTTTCGTTGCAAGGTTTTTTGTATATTTAGATTATGGAAAAGGTTAAAATTTTTCATCTCCTTATTACATTACAAAACTGAAGCCCTAATCCAAACCACATGAAAAAAAATCTTATATACCTCGTATTTGCTACTGTTCCTTATGTTTTTGCTTGTAACCAATCAGAAAAGAAGACTGATACTGCAAAAAAGGATTCCGTGATCAATCAAACCTGTTATGCGGCTTTCTTCGAAAAAGACAGCGCGGCCATGATTGTGAAAACGATGGCATCTGGTAAAGTGACAGGATCCTTATTGGTAAAATATGCTGATAAACCTGAAAATAATGGTAAAATCGACGGCAAGTTTAATGGTGATACCTTATTGGTTGATTATCGCTTTAATACCGGTAAAGATTCCACCAAAGCTTTTACCAATCCATTGGCATTTTTAAAGAAAGATGGTAAACTCATTATGGGCGTTGCGCAGATTGAAACTACGCTGGGCAGGTCATACTTCGTTAAAGGCAAACCCATTAATTACGAAGCCGGTAAGTTTACTTTTGCAGAAGTGAATTGTAAATAAAATCTAATTTGTCATCCTGAACGTAGTGAAGAATCTTTAAAGTCGAGATTTCCATAGCGAATTACCAAAATTTTGTCATTTCCAGCGGAGTGCAAAGCGGTCGAGAACCATGGAGTGCTCAGCGAAGCTAAATCTGTCTAATAGATCTCTCCATTTCACTGCGTTCCAGTCGAGATGATGACGCTTTAATTGAGATTTTTTCCACTAATAATATGCTATAAGTGAGGCAATGAAATTATTTTGAAATAAATTACTACAATTCCCATAGACTTTATATATTTGTATTATTAACAAACGTATAACAAGCATAAACTTTCTGTTATGATTTTGAATAAGGTAGAAAAAAAGAACATTGAACCAAAAATTACTTTAATAGGTGCTGGTCCTGGCGACCCGGACTTATTTAGTTTAAAAGGTGTTAAGGTATTAAAAACAGCTGATGTTGTTTTGTATGATGCAAATGTGAACGAAGCCTTATTGTGTCATGCGCCAGATGGTATTCCTAAAGTTTATGTAGGCAAACGTTCTGATGATGAATCTTTTTCACAGGATGCAGTGAACAAGCTGATTATTGATTATGCTTTAAACTACGGTCATGTGGTACGTTTAAAAAGTGGTGATCCGTTTTTCTTTGCGAAAGGATATGAAGAAATTGATGCCGCAGAATCGTACAGTATTCCAACTGAGATTATTCCGGGCATTTCGAGCGCAACTGGTGCACCAAGTTTGCAGAAGATCCCGATGATTTATAAAGACCTGAGTGAAAGTTTCTGGGCAGTAACCGGAACAAATAGCAGAGGCGAAATATCAGAGGATTTATATATCGCTGCAAAAACGAAAGCTACAATTGTTGTTTTGAACGGAATTGAAAAAGTAAAAGAAATTGCAGCAATTTTCCAGGCAGAAAATAAAAACCTGTTGCCTGTAGCCGTCATCCAGAATGGATCTACTCCACAGGAAAAAATTGCGATTGGTATAGTAGATACCATTGCCGAAATTGTTGAAGATAAAAAAATTGATGCGCCTGCGCTATTGGTTTTTGGCGACGTGGTTTCATTACACCCTCAATTTCAACCGATCCGCGATTTTTACGAAATCATCGCCGAAGAATACTAGATATTTTTAAACCAAAAAATATATTTGTTTTGTTGTGAAAAACCGCTTATGGATTTAAGCGGTTTTTTCGTTTTTTTATGCCCCGTAGATTAATATCATGTGGGGAATTACCCTGACTTGTTTCAGGGTCTACCTAGCAGGAAAGATGTTGTTTCTTTGCGTATATGTGCGCAATACCATTAATCGTTTGTTCCCGCAGATTTAAGATGATTACCGCAGAATAAATTTATGTTTTTGCATTTTGCAGAAACCAACTTTGTTTATAAGCCTGATTGAAACGTAAAGCCCACAGCATAGCGAGGACTTGTAGTGTAAAGCAGGGCTGCTAACTGCCACGAAGAACGAGACCTCTCACTTTCAAATAAGAGACCGTCTGTATATATCTGCAAAAAGCATGAAAGATGCTGAAATAAATTCAGCATGACGATATTGTTAGTAAAAAAATCTCCGTATATCTGTTCAATCAGCGGGGCATCATTAGCTGCTTTGTTCCCGTAGATTTAAGATGATCATCGCTGAAATTTATGTTTCCTACTTTTGACAGGAACCAACTCTGTTTATAAGCCTGATTGCAGTGCAAAGCCCGGATTCCGATTTTCCATCGGGAGAGGACCTGCAACGGAAAGCAGGGCTACATACCGCCACGAAGAACCGGACATTCACTTTCTATAAAAAAAACTTAAGTAAATTTATATGAATTGGATCTCCCCATTCCGATTTCCTCCAGTTGAGATGACGATTTTTCCTTTAATAATCAACTAAAAATATAATTTACATTATTTGCAAAGCTCAAAACAATTAGTAACTTACTTGGGTTATCTACACCAAATAGTTGATGGAAATTATACATATAAGCGCCGAGTGTTACCCTGTTGCAAAAGTTGGCGGTTTGGCCGATGTGGTAGGGGCTTTACCAAAATATCAGAATAAACTTGGCCATATAGCCAAAGTAGTTGTACCTGCTTATGATACCAAATTTATCCGCGAAAGCGAGTTCGAAGTAACTTACGATGCCTGGGCAAACTATGGCAATAATCACTTTCAGTACCGTATTTTAAAAGAAAAAACCAATAAACTAGGTTTCGATTTATACATTGTTCATATACAGGGTTTAACCGACCGCCCAAATGTATAT
Proteins encoded in this region:
- the cobA gene encoding uroporphyrinogen-III C-methyltransferase; the encoded protein is MILNKVEKKNIEPKITLIGAGPGDPDLFSLKGVKVLKTADVVLYDANVNEALLCHAPDGIPKVYVGKRSDDESFSQDAVNKLIIDYALNYGHVVRLKSGDPFFFAKGYEEIDAAESYSIPTEIIPGISSATGAPSLQKIPMIYKDLSESFWAVTGTNSRGEISEDLYIAAKTKATIVVLNGIEKVKEIAAIFQAENKNLLPVAVIQNGSTPQEKIAIGIVDTIAEIVEDKKIDAPALLVFGDVVSLHPQFQPIRDFYEIIAEEY